In Zingiber officinale cultivar Zhangliang chromosome 3B, Zo_v1.1, whole genome shotgun sequence, a single window of DNA contains:
- the LOC122054759 gene encoding uncharacterized protein LOC122054759, with translation MASPFFFLFFLLISVSCFSVFPSSLAADSAAAGAAIPSGTILRKIKQQILATLPPDCPPNSAVPFLASPSGKFIASLVRLGTAPGAGGLGNDFCFIQVHDSATGAAAWESSCQPVSSANACSLVLCDLGIAVFDGSRDAWDTGADSSNNFPASLELVDLGDMRVIDKDGELVWKASDEPRVNQRCGLPGSPGLSTGEPPFVGPIGGGSNPPFGQTQPIGNKVINSGSDNQLPITPNPNPDTTIPLSPEPEPLAGDEGLAPAKVGFGQELKGLGIGAEHQQPLVDNSPYDSGSSRKEALLGLLFVALVLHLAL, from the coding sequence ATGGCTTCTccttttttcttcctcttcttcttgttgatCTCCGTCTCTTGTTTCTCTGTCTTTCCTTCTTCCTTGGCCGCTGACAGCGCCGCCGCCGGTGCTGCCATTCCATCGGGCACCATTTTGAGGAAGATCAAGCAGCAAATCCTCGCCACCCTGCCTCCTGACTGCCCTCCCAACTCGGCCGTCCCCTTCCTCGCTTCCCCCTCCGGCAAGTTCATCGCCTCCCTCGTCCGCCTCGGCACGGCCCCGGGCGCCGGCGGCCTCGGCAACGACTTCTGCTTCATCCAGGTCCATGACTCTGCCACCGGCGCCGCCGCGTGGGAGTCGTCCTGCCAGCCCGTGAGCAGCGCCAACGCCTGCTCCCTCGTGCTCTGCGACCTCGGCATCGCCGTCTTCGACGGCAGCCGCGACGCGTGGGACACCGGCGCAGACAGCAGCAACAACTTCCCGGCGAGCCTCGAGCTCGTCGACCTCGGCGACATGCGCGTCATCGACAAGGACGGGGAGCTGGTCTGGAAAGCCAGCGACGAGCCACGGGTGAATCAGCGCTGCGGCTTGCCCGGCTCGCCGGGGCTCTCCACTGGCGAGCCGCCCTTCGTGGGGCCAATCGGCGGCGGAAGCAATCCCCCCTTCGGCCAGACACAGCCAATCGGCAACAAGGTCATCAATAGCGGCAGCGACAACCAGCTTCCAATCACACCGAATCCCAACCCCGATACGACAATTCCCTTGTCGCCGGAGCCGGAGCCGTTAGCCGGAGACGAGGGCCTTGCACCGGCGAAAGTCGGATTTGGGCAGGAGTTGAAGGGGTTGGGAATCGGTGCAGAGCATCAACAGCCGTTGGTGGACAACAGTCCTTACGACAGTGGGAGTTCAAGGAAGGAGGCATTGCTTGGTTTGCTCTTCGTGGCTTTGGTCCTTCATTTGGCGCTTTGA
- the LOC122056193 gene encoding ER lumen protein-retaining receptor erd-2.2-like, with protein sequence MRGTKRPIHEVATWVKRQPPKVKAFLCVVAGMAALVFLRFIVHDHDNLFVAAEAVHALGISVLIYKLTKGRTCAGLSLKSQDLTALFLAARLYCSLVMEYDIHTVLDTATLATTLWVIYMIRIRLRTSYMEDKDNFAISYVIVPCALLALVVHPSTSHNIFNRICWAFCVYLEAVSVLPQLQLMQNTKIVEPFTAHYVFALGIARFLSCAHWVLQVLDTGGRLLTALGYGLWPSMVLLAEIVQTFILADFCYYYVKSLVGGQLVLRLPSGVV encoded by the exons ATGAGGGGCACGAAGCGGCCGATCCACGAGGTGGCGACGTGGGTGAAGCGGCAGCCGCCGAAGGTGAAAGCGTTCCTCTGTGTGGTGGCAGGCATGGCCGCCCTCGTATTCCTCCGCTTCATCGTCCACGACCACGACAACCTGTTCGTCGCAGCTGAAGCCGTCCACGCCCTAGGGATCTCCGTCCTGATCTACAAGCTCACCAAAGGGAGGACTTGCGCCG GACTTTCACTGAAATCTCAGGACTTAACAGCCTTATTTTTAGCTGCTAGATTATATTGCAGCTTAGTGATGGAATATGATATACACACTGTGCTAGATACTGCTACACTTGCTACTACTCTTTGGGTTATTTACATGATTCGGATTAGGTTGAGGACAAGTTACATGGAGGATAAGGATAACTTTGCTATATCTTATGTG ATTGTACCTTGTGCTTTGTTAGCCCTTGTAGTTCATCCTTCGACTTCACACAATATTTTTAATCGGATTTGTTGGGCCTTTTGTGTTTACTTGGAAGCTGTTTCAGTGTTGCCCCAGTTACAACTGATGCAGAACACAAAG ATTGTGGAACCATTCACGGCTCATTATGTTTTCGCACTTGGGATTGCAAGATTCCTAAGCTGTGCTCATTGGGTCCTTCAG GTTCTCGATACCGGCGGAAGATTGTTGACAGCTCTGGGGTATGGCTTGTGGCCATCAATGGTGCTTCTTGCTGAAATTGTTCAAACTTTCATCCTTGCTGATTTCTGTTATTACTATGTAAAAAG TCTTGTTGGTGGACAACTGGTGCTAAGGCTTCCTTCTGGTGTAGTCTGA
- the LOC122054761 gene encoding uncharacterized protein LOC122054761: MYVPPCICYSDYLSRSRPAPTALYAFVHLSCPVRLCTLPHSYYPFSSSSSSSSSSNLRRRPAVAISLPSLMFPSAEELQVELTLLELADLILERRRIPPPGDYIGSLRWRGGKPRSVASRRRRPLRTPSLPPPLDSKEGDAAAAATAASSSPTTPLSFQESGSDEVSVRPDPEVEHRKRHREVSLPPPSGGEEGALLPEPMAEHGKRRWKLIAREDRKSFSNTSSSIFSYQSHQQARVQPTGGGHREQQSVAAVTGLPDLNVCAVEKQQQQQQDPVRWWKQRQQQLLAYRAATSLARRRRVQIQREKRFSLLSYNSK; the protein is encoded by the exons ATGTACGTCCCGCCCTGCATCTGCTATTCGGACTATCTCAGTAGATCCAGACCTGCGCCTACTGCCCTGTACGCCTTCGTCCACCTATCCTGCCCTGTACGTCTTTG CACACTTCCGCATTCCTATTAtcctttctcctcctcctcctcctcctcctcctcttctaatCTCCGCCGCCGGCCCGCCGTCGCCATTTCGTTGCCGTCTCTGATGTTTCCTTCGGCAGAGGAGCTTCAGGTGGAGCTCACGCTCCTCGAGCTCGCCGATCTCATCCTTGAGCGCCGTCGGATTCCGCCGCCTGGCGATTACATCGGCTCCCTCAGATGGAGAGGCGGGAAACCCAGATCGGTCGCTTCTCGTCGCCGCCGCCCTCTTCGGACGCCTTCTCTGCCTCCGCCGCTAGACAGTAAGGAGGGAGATGCAGCAGCAGCCGCCACTGCCGCTTCGAGTAGTCCCACCACGCCGCTCTCCTTCCAGGAAAGTGGCAGCGATGAAGTTAGTGTCCGTCCGGATCCGGAGGTGGAGCACAGGAAGCGGCATCGAGAAGTGAGTTTGCCGCCCCCAAGCGGCGGCGAGGAGGGCGCTCTGCTCCCCGAGCCGATGGCGGAGCACGGCAAGCGGCGCTGGAAG TTAATCGCGAGAGAGGATCGCAAATCCTTTTCCAACACCTCCTCATCGATATTTTCCTACCAATCCCACCAG CAGGCGCGGGTTCAGCCCACCGGCGGCGGCCACCGGGAGCAGCAATCTGTGGCCGCCGTCACCGGCCTTCCGGATCTCAACGTGTGCGCAGTGgagaagcagcagcagcagcagcaagatCCGGTGCGGTGGTGGAAACAGCGACAGCAGCAGCTGTTGGCGTACAGAGCCGCCACGTCACTGGCGAGGAGGAGGCGAGTCCAGATACAGAGAGAGAAGAGGTTCTCTCTTCTTTCCTACAATTCCAAGTAG
- the LOC122056191 gene encoding uncharacterized protein LOC122056191, which translates to MGAQCSRQVHRRKALASEKRALLDLLESSGTEFPGSDHRPVDRKAWMSALGPGELRLNQIVWPGTHDSATDCIGIPCITRPFAQCQSSSIYRQLCLGARLLDVRVQKDRRVCHGPLVSYPVDRVLDAVKRFLEETEHELVVLELRTEFGHEDPPDFDKFLVDNLGDLLIPYDDAIFANTIAEVLPGRVLCVWKPRKAAAPGAGSPLWGPGCLIDHWVDTDLPMTKFENNMRRLGEQKAVTERRHLYRVENTATPQADNPVVCVRPVTRRIRGYARLFIAQAFQKGIADRLQVLSTDFIDVDFVDACVGLTLARIQGKAA; encoded by the coding sequence ATGGGCGCCCAGTGCTCGAGGCAAGTGCACCGCCGCAAGGCCTTGGCTTCCGAGAAGCGAGCTCTGCTCGACCTTCTTGAGTCCTCCGGCACCGAGTTCCCCGGATCCGACCACCGCCCGGTCGACCGCAAGGCTTGGATGTCAGCCCTCGGCCCCGGCGAGCTACGCCTCAACCAGATCGTGTGGCCCGGAACCCATGACTCCGCCACCGACTGCATCGGCATCCCCTGCATCACCCGCCCCTTCGCCCAGTGCCAGTCCTCCTCCATCTACCGCCAGCTCTGCCTTGGCGCCCGCCTCCTCGACGTCCGCGTCCAGAAAGATCGACGGGTCTGCCACGGGCCCCTCGTATCCTACCCCGTCGACCGCGTCCTCGACGCCGTCAAGCGCTTCCTCGAAGAAACAGAGCACGAGCTCGTCGTCCTCGAGCTCCGAACAGAGTTCGGACACGAGGACCCCCCGGACTTCGATAAGTTCCTCGTCGACAACCTCGGCGACCTCCTCATCCCCTACGACGACGCCATCTTCGCCAATACCATCGCCGAGGTGCTTCCGGGCAGAGTGCTGTGCGTGTGGAAGCCGCGGAAGGCGGCGGCGCCGGGAGCCGGGAGCCCGTTATGGGGGCCGGGGTGCCTGATCGACCACTGGGTGGACACCGACCTTCCGATGACCAAGTTCGAAAACAACATGCGGCGGTTGGGAGAGCAGAAGGCGGTGACAGAGCGGAGGCACCTTTACCGGGTGGAGAACACGGCGACGCCGCAGGCGGATAACCCGGTGGTGTGCGTGCGGCCGGTGACGAGGCGGATACGCGGGTACGCGAGGCTGTTCATCGCGCAGGCGTTCCAGAAGGGGATCGCCGACCGGCTGCAGGTGCTGTCCACCGACTTCATCGATGTTGACTTCGTAGACGCGTGCGTGGGGTTGACGCTCGCGAGGATCCAGGGGAAGGCGGCGTGA